One Pelmatolapia mariae isolate MD_Pm_ZW linkage group LG1, Pm_UMD_F_2, whole genome shotgun sequence genomic window, CAAGGTGTCCTCTGGTGTTGTTGTCCTGATGCAACTGCTGCAGCATTATTGTCTGCCATGAGAAGTCTTCTCCATTTCCGAGCCCACAGTTGGACCTTAGAGGTGAAGCAGTGAAATAAGCTGCAGGTATATAAGCCTTTGGTTTAGATTTGATTGGGAcacgcttttattttttcacttttacttacTACTTTGCTACggctggggaaacctgcagtcagatgagactgaagaagtcacacaaatgagtgacgaaacatttctcccacttaaaaccctccagatgaacaaaatctGCTTTTTGAGGTACTACTTTAACTTTGCTCATCTGTTAGCAAGAGCAACTACTTTGTTAGGCTTAGCCATTAAAAGGTAAGTGGTTAAGTTTAAGAGAAGACCAGATTCTAGTGTAAAATGCACTGTCATACAACAGTAACTCTTTTGAAAGTGTCAAATTGAAACAGCCAAATTTGTCATGACCTTGTGGGTCAGGGCACAGACATGCCGTTACTGAACAATGCTCTGGGGATGCAAATGGGCTGAAAAGACACTGTAAAGAATCAGTGTTACAGTTTATTGATTGAGTTTTaagcttttgtatttttatatttttttctagtCAATATTAACATTCCATTAATATGACAGTAAGTAATGCTAGTTAGGTTAGTTAGCTAGCTAGTCTGATAACCTCCCAACTCAAACCGCTCATCCAaatgtggtgaaaaaaaatgcaaccaaATTTCATAGTTCAAAGCTTCAAAGCTGTAGGAGCACAGGTGGCGATATTTGTTATACAATAtgtgaaatataataaaaaccCAGCATTTAACAGAACCATTAGCCTATACAGCTATCCAGTTTGCTATCACTGTATTGGATCAGTTAAAGTAAAAAGGTTATATGATAATGTTGGGTGATATaataaaaggtttttaaaaCAATGATTTTGAATAATAATGAGCTCAAAGTcagtacaaaaaaatgttaagtCTGAAGCTCCGGCAACACTTATCTTTATGTGGAGCTTATGCAgcctatttattttattttatttattcagtttttttaattacattttgctatgaaaatgttaaataactGATTAATTGAAACAGGGAAATAGTCTGTGAAAATACatacaaacagtttgtgttgttcTAACAGACTTGAATGTTAATAATTGGTGTGTCCACTTTGAGGCTTCGCCACAGTCTGAACCTGAAACCTCTCCAGTCATTTCTTTTAGTTGTCTTCAGGAATATTTCTGCAGTCTTTCTGATGTACATTCGAAGAATTCGTATTTGGATGCTGGTCGACTCTTGTCaggaaaccccccccccaaaacaaccaAATTCCATAGCTCAAGGCTTCAAAGCTCCCACACCGCTTCCACGGTGTTGAAGGACGGGCTCTGAGGAGGCGACTCCATCACCGGAGTGCTTTTCTacccaggtatgcttttactgcatcgGTGGTGTGTTTGGGTCCATGCTGAAGAATGAAGCTGTTGCCTTCCAGATGGTATTGAATGGTAGATCAATATCATTCATAATCCCATCAATTATGACAacatccccaacaccactggctgaaatgacCCAGTCTCCATCATGTTTTATAGAAGGTGGAGACTGTcatacctctctcctgacctcctctgaacatagtgatgatgatttaaattaaaagttGGATTCCTCACTCCACAAAACCTATTGCCAACGATTTCCAGTCCAGTTCTTATATAATGTGGCATAACTCACTCTTTTCTTGCCACTTCGCTTCCTTCAGATTGCTTCCTGACAGCCAAGCTTCCAGTGAGACAATGTCTAATAAGGCTTTGGTGatttttttgtcctccacttgtccaccTTCCTCAGTTTATTAAGGACACCCTGGAcaacagtagcggttttagatacgggcgacacgggcggttgcccggggcggcatcgtggtgggcgGCGGCACCACGGCCATcggccaaagaaaaaaaaaatgctcgtactcatgctgccccgacatcagccagcgcatattgggaatggcataggcaccgatcggttttctatcgcccatttgctgggagtaagggcgccctccgtttgcgaggtgcgcctgctgcttgcggcgcagggaggagagggcggggcggcgggggattctctggctggctggagcagcatctaataaccaactcgcaaaataaaacaaaataaaaacaaaccaacaaacacgaaaacaccagacatcatgatacagacttataatttgcaccgatgtttttttttcgaaattctgtacacgaaaagtgagcgcgagagccctcggtgcgcctgctcgctgctgaattcaaagtaaactttattgtcatctccgctatatacagtccagtatatagagagacgagacgacgaggctccagttacagcagtgcaagtaaacaaacaataaatataagaagagtaagaaaataaatatacactttaggaccaggggtaaagggatcaataacaatttaaaatttagaatttacagtttgatgatttaaagtctcacacagaacctgtcgaaaggggaggggcctgctgcttccaaatagagcacatttcattcataatgttgtaaatccaagcccattatatATTCATGATTtaaatcctgggttgtgtgaaatctcagaaataaaccttagacaaagtgaatctgtgaactaaggtgtaggtctattaggttatgttgtggtgatcctcgggttggggggtgggtgttcatactggagtgcaaaattaaaaccaatggaagatggacaagaaaagttcaaagccatcaggtgctcagtttagaaaaaagagaaaagaagaggaggagaaacgagcaaaagatacaggtaagcagatgtgtcattggataatggcaggtcatcctgaaacaatcagaatcagaatactttattaatccctaaggaaattatgtgggttacagttatTCCAagaagaaatagtaaaaatagcaacagtaacagactaaactccaaacaatactttatgttacagattttaatattaattagtcagtgtcaattgttgatttgtcctgttctcattgtatgacgaattatgatggctgtttggtagccgtttgcataccatgcatactctctctcgtCATATGTGTgtgctaggaccgccactgctggACAATGTTGAGCCAGGCTTTCAGCTAATAATCCTTCAGGAATCACTTTGTTGGtggaaaataaacttttatACATGTCAAACGGTGtaatttattgcatttttcatCAATTCAGTGAAAGAAACTGGGacaaataatgtgtttttgcaTCTAAAGATGCCATTTAAAATTGGGTGTTTGCTAACTCATGCAGACAAGACACTAGTTCATTTCTTGTGTCCTTTTTCACGGCTgagtgattcataggtcagtgttcagtggcttaacaaacaattCCTCAAATTATTACATACaaggactgaactgaaaataagttttaaaaaagcTGCCTATATCcaaagaaacactttgaaaaGTGCTTAAGGAAGCTGAAGCCCATGTTAAAAAGTCTGCCACCTTTGAACTAAAATACATGatctttttcagttttgatAAAAGGACACAGAAGGTGATAATTCTGTGCTGCATGCGGAACCCATCAAACTCATCGTTATAACAATGTTTATCTTCCTCTTTGGCGGTAATAAAGACCATATTTTACTAAATAAACTGCATGCTTCTTGCATCTGTCTATTTATCTATCTAGACAGACAGGTTTTTTCCCCACGTTATTATAAGAACTTTAGAAATAAAACTGTGGAttctaatttttaaaaatactcgAGCAAATGTAGAACGTAAAAAAAAGGAAGGctgcctctctctcttcctgtgacacacagaaacatgttCTTCCTGTTGGTGAGTGAACAATATCAACAATGTTGAAAAATATGAATACATTGTTATTAAAATTGTTGCctttaatattgattttaggCAACGGTGCGTTTTTGGGGAAGACATTAAGTGAAATGAGCTTTATATTAGACAAAAGTATCGCTGCTGAGAAGTTCACCTAACTTGTGCGGTTTTGTCTGTCGGTTGAAAACGATGGTATCAGTTGAGACTGTGGGGGTTCATGGTGTACACGATGGAGCTGTTGAGACAGCGTACACAGTTGAAACACTCCCCCCTACTGTCAAAACGGGGAAGTAGACTTTCTGATACGTTAACAACACCTTTTAGCTTTTGTGGTGGATTGTAAACTCTTCCAACAATCAGCGAGAGTTGTTTTATCTCCACCGGAGCTCGTTTTGCTTCCTCGGTGCTTCTCTAACATAGTATCGCAGTAACAGCGGCGACAGCTCGCTGCGTGGCGGTTTCCGGTGTCCGTCCGTCTGCTAGAGGATGGCGTCCGGCTTCAGCCGCATCCCTTCCACCGCTGGTCCTCCGAGTCCAGAAAACACCGACGGTTTTCGACCAGAGGCCGAAGACGGCCGTGAAAAGCAATGCTAAGCAGCTCAAGTAAGTTATCgtgaattcatttttttctgaatgctatttttttttttgcaaacgtGCGAGACTCCGCTGCAGGAGGCGGATTTCCTCCCGCAGCTTCGGGGAGGCCTAGTTTGATATGGGTCCTGCATACAGTGAAGGTTCATATCAAATGTTAGACCAGTATAAACGCTATTGTGGCCTGTCATGAAGCGGCATTTTGAAGCCAAAAAAATATAGCTTAAAGCCCGTGGTACTTGAGTCGCTTTTGCAATGTTTGACTTACGACACGATATGCAGTTTATGACCAAGAAATATGGGAAGTTAGAGTGGTTTTCTAGTGAAAGAAAACCGGTATTATTTGCTAAGGAAGTCCAGTTGTTTAGTGTCGTTAGCTGTTACTAGTGGTTAGCTGCTAGCCTTCGCAATTGACAAGCTAACGTCGGGTAGCAAGCTACTCCCTGGAACCGAGgggaaaaaataatgaaatacgCTGTAAGAAAGCGTTTATTTTCAGGGCCAAGTAGACGAAACCTTGAATCGTAAACCACTTGCATTTAAAACATACTTGTAATTGGAAAAACTCGTCTGTTAATTTCCCGAGTTACGTTTCAGGAATTAGACCGAGCCAAATAATTGTGGTTATGGTAATGCTCGAAGCTAGCTTAGCTGAGGGTTTTAGGGTTTTCTGGAGAAGTACATACATGCACTCTGCATCTGCATTAGCTAACTAAATGTACGAAGTACTTTGACTTCTGTCTCTAGTATAAGTATGGGACAGGTTTTAGGCCTCAAATTTGGggtatttttcagtttttcctcaCCACAGTCTAAACCTGAAATTCAGGCAGGCTCGTATTACTTTCTTGTAGCCAATAGTAAGTTTTGTAAATTGCTGTTGATATTGAGTGTTACATACtgtggtaactgcatgctttaATATTTTACACTCTCTTTTATGTGTTCGCTGACCAATCATACTTAAATCTATGTTCTTCTATCCAAACAGGTTTTCTCCCCTAGTCTCAGAGGACACGTGTAAACAGAGATACTGCACTGAGCTCTTGTCAGTGAGCTCATTTCCATTTTTGAAAACCACATCCACCATTCTCTCAGTTTGGGACTGAAATTCCCCTGTCATCTCCCGAGTGCTGAGCCCTTGCATGCGAAGTGGAAGATGACGGAGGCGTGGCAACAGCAACAGCATGCAGTGGCTCCACCCTCTGTTGTGCACACGCTTCCCCAAGGGACTGACAACCCTCTGGGTTGCGCTGTGTATGGAGTCGTCCTGCAGCCAGACACCTCCCTGCAGCAGCCCCAGCATGGCCAGCAGCATGCTGTTCAAGCTCAGCAGCCTTCGCTGCAGGTAGGGGGCGAGAGAGGGCACAAGTGCGGAGCCTGTGGCCACGACATATCTCACCTGGCCAACCCCCATGAGCACCAGTGTATGGTAACTCAAGACAGATCCTTCCAGTGCACGCAGTGCATGAAGATCTTCAGTCAGGCGACAGACCTTTTAGAGCATCAGTGTGTGCAGGTGGAACAGAAGCCTTTTGTGTGTGGTGTATGTAAGATGGGTTTCTCATTACTCACCTCCTTGGCTCAGCATCACAACTCACATGGCAACGGAAACAATCCAATGAAATGTTCCATCTGTGAGAAAACCTACCGGCCGGGTTCTGGGAACGCAACCCCCACCTCGTCAGCTGCCAACCCTCAGCAGCCCTCCACCGGGGAGACATCCGGTGGAGGCGCAGCAATCAGTGCCTCGTCTCCTCCTGCATTTGAGGCTTCTGCACCAGACAGGCCATATAAGTGCTCCGTGTGCCACAAGTCCTTTCGCCATTTGTCAGAGTTGACACGTCACGAAAGGATACACACTGGCGAAAAGCCATACAAATGTGACACGTGCGATAAAAGCTTCAGTCAGTCTTCACACCTGGCACACCACCAGCGTACGCACAGCTCAGAGAGACCATATAAATGTGCTGTATGCGAGAAGAGCTTTAAACACCGCTCCCACCTCGTGCGGCACATGTACGCTCATTCAGGCGAGCACCTTTTCAAGTGCAATTTGTGCGAGATGCACTTTAAGGAGTCATCCGAGCTTCTGCACCATCAATGCCAGCCAGAAGGTGAGAGGCCTTTCCGCTGTGGGTCATGTGGAAAGAGCTTTAAGCGGCCATCTGACCTGCGACAACACGAGCGCACCCACTCTGAGGAGCGACCTTTCCAGTGCGAGGAATGCCAGATGAGCTTCAAACAGCAGTATGCCCTCGTTCGCCACCGTCGCACTCACAAGAACCCAGCTGACCGCCCTTTCAAGTGCAACCTCTGCGATAAGGGCTTTCTCCAGCCATCCCACCTGCTGTACCACCAGCAGGTTCATGGCATGGAAAGCCTCTTTAAGTGCGCCTCCTGCCAGAAGTCGTTCAGTCAGTCGGGAGAACTTTTGCGGCACAAATGCGGCGGCGAAGTGGAGAAACCCTACAAGTGCGACGTGTGCGGCAAAGGTTACAAAAAGAATTCAACGCTGCAGCGCCACCAGAACTCTCACTGCACAGAGAAGCCGCTAAAGTGCTCGCTGTGCGACAAGCGTTTCGTGTCATCCTCCGAGTTTGTCCAGCACCGCTGTGACCCGACTCGAGAGAAGCCGCTCAAATGCCCCGACTGTGAAAAGCGCTTCAGGTACTCGTCCGAGTTGCAACGCCATCGCCGCGTTCACACGGGGGAGAAGCCCTTCAAATGCGCAAGCTGCGACAAGAGCTTCAAGCAGCGTGAGCACCTGGCCAAGCACCAGAGTGTGCACTCGCGTGAGACGCAGTTTAAGTGCGTGTGGTGTGGCGAGCGTTTTGTTGACCTCACAGCCCTGCAGGAGCACACGGTCCAGCACACCGCAGAGGGCGAGAGTTTTCCTGAAGCTCCCTGCATCCCGTGAGCTGAGCTGCTGCCAAGCCCTGGGCAGGAAATGTGCCAGCCTCCACTTGCTCATTTGTATTTTAGAACATGCCCCCATTAACTATGAGTTTTAGCATCAGTAATGTTAAGACTTGATTCATCCTCTGAGTAAAAGGTAAATCGCCAGAGGGGGTTAGGCTCCCTCTtctcctttccttttctttttttttttaatgcaagagAAAGATGTGTAATGTCAAACGTGGAAAGAtcttgattttgtttaataCTGTGTGGGACCTTATCCTGTGGTTGCATGTGGTCGTCTGTTTTGTACCCGTTTGATTCTGTTAAGAAAGATGGCAAGAACGTCCCGATAGTTGTTTCCAGTACATGTGTAGGCTCCTCTGCAATCCGTGTGCcttcatttttctgttgtttgtttttctctgttttcttctcgtttattttttttaaaccaatcaATCATTTTGTGGTGTTTAATTTTATGTCCAGTATAGCGCAAAGAAAAGTCCTCCCTTCCAGCAGTTGGCTTGAGCTGCAGTATCTTTTCACATGCTAGGTCTTAGGTAGTATCATCTGTTTGTGCATGAATATTTATCACACTTTAATATCACTGTTGTATTATAGGTttgatttatttagaaaaacatccaagaagaaggaaaaaaatacaagtgGATTGTGAAAATGTATAGCCAGTGTCCTATGAAATGTGTGTTGTTGCATCTTTGTATTAAAACAGATGACATGTAGGTAACTAACCTATACCTATTATGTCATACAAACACTTGACATGTGCAATAGAACATGCACAATGTAATATTTATGACTACTGATTAATGGCATAGTCTACTCTGTTATATTATAGATTGTGTGTATACGCTATGTAAACATCGAGAACTGTATAGTGCTTACGTTACCTGCTTTTCTATTTACTATGAATGAGCTTGCTGTATTTTGCAAGCACCTTAGTTCCATTTCCAGAAGGATGTTTAACCCAACAGGACTTCAAAGCATTATGTTGCTCACTTGCCACAAATTAGCTGCATTAGTTACTGTATGATAGATCTAAcaaaagtattattatttttattgttattattattattattattattattattatttttcaagaattgGCCTTGTAATGTTTTCATGGGATTCTAGCCTCCCCTTGGTCCAGATCAGATGTTCAGCAGATTAATATGACTAGCCTCAAAGTTGCCACTTATGTGTTGGTTTGTACCAGggataaagtttaaaaaaaaaagtgtgtgtacCTTTAGTTTACTGTGTGGATTTCTATATTCTGTACAATCTTTGCAGTATATTTAAAAGAAGGATTTGGGGGTTTAAAAGATCACAAACTGGGATTAGCAATGGGAAAgtgagatggatggatggattgtaTGCCACGGTTAAAAGATCCTGGTGAGTCTGCTTCACGCTGCAGTATGGGGTTAGCAATTGTAATGGAGCACTGATTTACACATATGGATATCAAATATAGGCTCCTGTTCATACTGTATACAGACAATTAAAATAAACCACCCTTATGACAGTTAAAGTGTACAGTGTTTTCATCAGCTGTATTATCAAGAGAATgaatggatgatgatgatgaaggttTAAGAGGATAGACATCAGAGATGGTATGACCATTCAAGCCAACCATACATAAGGCAGTTTAACGTACATTCTACTTATAATCAggtttatttgaataaatatgGCAGCGTTTGGTGTTTGAAAGGGGGTtgagtgctttgagtgctcagagtagaaaagcgctataagAACCACTCCATTTACCATAAAACTGAATCATAATATTCCAGCTCCAGTGTAAACTGAATTTGCTTTGTACTGTCAAGTTTGCGTTGATGGGTGTACGTGGACATGGAGGTGAGTTTTTAGGGAAAAAGGTGCAACTGTTACTAATTTATAATTGACCTGCTATTAAGACAGGAAAGCCTTTACAGTAGCTCACTGAAAAGAGAGCTATCCCATTACATTCCTCagattaaatatgaaaaaataaaattggcatGATAttctgtcattttgttttttattgtttatttgctGTTTATGTGTCTTGGCAGTCTTGTTCTTCCTCGTGTACTAACATAAATGTCCTGAAGTTGAATATGTTTAGAGTACACAAGCCAAACGCCAGGCTGTCTGTCAGTAGGGAAAGAATAACTGGGTATAAACAAATACACGGACAactccatttattttttttaaccactgaaCAAATTGGGACCAGAGGGTTTACATAAAATAGCTAATATTTACTAAACTTAGTTGAGCAGCGCATTCTTTTTAGGTATCGTAGGAATTGTAATTGTAgctgtttttaatgtaatttggAAAATTCTGCAGTACAATCAACAGTAAATCCCTactaattatttattaatattattattattattataaatttgATTAGATCAACTTGTACTAGTAATCTGGTAACTGAAAATCATTTCACTTGTAGTTTGGATAAATTTACAAGATGGTGGTTTGAACTTGATGTGTAGTTTGGGGACAGTGGCTCTGACAAAAAGCAATTCAGCAGCAGATGTGAAGATTGTAGTTGGGAGTTATGGAGAGAGATGTTAGGGAGACATGGgggttgagcagtttggagacactGAGACGAAGCTGCGATGGTTTGGAGATGAGGGATGGTGAGTTTACTGGACAAAGCATGTTGAACATGGAGATGCCAggcaggagaagaagaggacgaAAAAGCAGATACTCTGCTGTCACACCATCCGCTGCGTTATTTTAGATGCATATATTATACTAATATGTATTTGTAAAATAACGTTTAGTAAAGACTGACAAAATAGTTGATGTTGATTGCAAGAAGAAAGTAAAATTGCAGCAAATTTGTGCTGGAGTACTTGCCTATCCTGCTACTAAaatcaaacataaataaatgcaggtAAATGTTAAGCAGCTTTCAAAAGTTACTAAAGGAAAATAATACGTGGGAAAATATTTAGTAATAATTACTCGTTTAAACGGGGTCTCATTTTTTCACATCTAAATTATGTCGTTTAAGGCTTGCTTTACTTCCGGGTGACGTTGACTGTCTAAGGGAAGATCATCCTATTTCTGCTAACGAACCGCTGCTAGATGTACCCCCATCACCACCACCCCTCCAGTGAAATAACTATCACATCATTGACAGTGTGAATATCACACCCATTACAATAACTTCAGACGTGCAGCAGCGGCTTCGCTCCACGAAGAGCGACGTATAACGGGAGCCAGCGAGCTAACTCTGATGTTGGGCGGACTTCCTCCGAGCTCGGATATTTCTACGACGAGGTTAGCAGGCTAACTTTAGCCCCGTTATTGATTTCTGGTCACAGAAatgtcacactgacacacagccTGTGGCGTGTATGTGTCCCTTAtgcataaagacagaaaaatcaTCATCCATCGTCTTTGTCTTGCTCCATTATTGTTGACGTTTTAAGATTTTATGCTAAGGAAGCTAGCTAGGTAAACGTTGCTAGTTAGCGTTAGGCGTATGTTTAAGATATGCTACGGTAGTTTAGTGGTGACCAGCTGGACTGGATGCTACAGTTTCTGTTATACAGTGTAAATGTGGTTGGTGAAAAATCCTTGTGTTGTGACGGAT contains:
- the LOC134624749 gene encoding zinc finger protein 319 — encoded protein: MTEAWQQQQHAVAPPSVVHTLPQGTDNPLGCAVYGVVLQPDTSLQQPQHGQQHAVQAQQPSLQVGGERGHKCGACGHDISHLANPHEHQCMVTQDRSFQCTQCMKIFSQATDLLEHQCVQVEQKPFVCGVCKMGFSLLTSLAQHHNSHGNGNNPMKCSICEKTYRPGSGNATPTSSAANPQQPSTGETSGGGAAISASSPPAFEASAPDRPYKCSVCHKSFRHLSELTRHERIHTGEKPYKCDTCDKSFSQSSHLAHHQRTHSSERPYKCAVCEKSFKHRSHLVRHMYAHSGEHLFKCNLCEMHFKESSELLHHQCQPEGERPFRCGSCGKSFKRPSDLRQHERTHSEERPFQCEECQMSFKQQYALVRHRRTHKNPADRPFKCNLCDKGFLQPSHLLYHQQVHGMESLFKCASCQKSFSQSGELLRHKCGGEVEKPYKCDVCGKGYKKNSTLQRHQNSHCTEKPLKCSLCDKRFVSSSEFVQHRCDPTREKPLKCPDCEKRFRYSSELQRHRRVHTGEKPFKCASCDKSFKQREHLAKHQSVHSRETQFKCVWCGERFVDLTALQEHTVQHTAEGESFPEAPCIP